In the genome of Nocardioides seonyuensis, one region contains:
- a CDS encoding thioesterase family protein has translation MSAVPFPSTDQVRAIPHTHDGRVAPQFIDANGHMNVRHYLDAGAMSADRALRDIGVDDEYRERRRLGVFTVEHHIRYLGEMHEGDLFTAHPLVLERSDKAAHFLSFILNQTGDWLAATLEIVTVHVSLDTRRPTPYPDDIAAGFDKWIARRDDVTWQVPVSGSMGVRRKA, from the coding sequence ATGAGCGCCGTACCGTTCCCCTCCACCGATCAGGTTCGTGCCATCCCGCACACGCACGATGGCAGGGTCGCCCCCCAGTTCATCGACGCGAACGGGCACATGAACGTCAGGCACTACCTGGACGCGGGAGCCATGAGCGCCGATCGCGCGCTCCGCGACATCGGCGTGGACGACGAGTACAGGGAGCGGCGCCGACTCGGCGTCTTCACCGTCGAGCACCACATCCGCTACCTGGGCGAGATGCACGAAGGGGATCTCTTCACCGCACACCCGCTGGTGCTCGAGCGATCGGACAAGGCGGCGCACTTCCTCTCGTTCATCCTCAACCAGACGGGCGACTGGTTGGCCGCCACTCTGGAGATCGTCACGGTCCACGTCAGTCTCGACACCCGCCGACCGACTCCCTATCCGGACGACATCGCTGCCGGCTTCGACAAGTGGATCGCCAGGCGGGACGACGTCACCTGGCAGGTCCCTGTCTCCGGTTCGATGGGTGTTCGTCGCAAGGCTTGA
- a CDS encoding MaoC family dehydratase: protein MMTLEITVAELAKAESLDLGSSPWQVVEQQRVDTFADATDDHQWIHVDPERAADGPFGGTIAHGYLTLSLVPSLFKQLLVITDHARGANYGLDKVRFTAPVPVGAEIRLTASIQEAELREDGGVQYRVRLAMEIKGQERPAMVGESIYVTYPAG, encoded by the coding sequence ATGATGACCCTCGAAATCACGGTGGCGGAGCTGGCGAAGGCGGAGAGCTTGGATCTGGGTTCCTCGCCGTGGCAGGTTGTCGAGCAGCAACGTGTCGACACGTTCGCGGACGCCACGGACGACCATCAATGGATCCATGTCGACCCCGAGCGTGCTGCGGACGGTCCGTTTGGCGGGACCATCGCCCACGGATATCTCACGCTCTCGCTCGTCCCCTCGCTGTTCAAGCAGCTCCTGGTGATCACCGATCACGCTCGGGGAGCCAACTACGGGCTGGACAAGGTCCGATTCACCGCGCCGGTGCCGGTGGGCGCCGAGATCAGGCTGACCGCCTCCATCCAGGAGGCCGAGCTCCGCGAGGACGGTGGGGTCCAGTACCGAGTGCGGCTCGCGATGGAGATCAAGGGCCAGGAACGGCCCGCGATGGTGGGGGAGTCGATCTACGTCACCTATCCAGCCGGTTGA